Proteins found in one Vulpes vulpes isolate BD-2025 chromosome 13, VulVul3, whole genome shotgun sequence genomic segment:
- the UTP23 gene encoding rRNA-processing protein UTP23 homolog translates to MKITRQKHAKKHLSFFRNNFGVREPYQILLDGTFCQAALRGRIQLREQLPRYLMGETQLCTTRCVLKELETLGKDLYGAKLIAQKCQVRNCPHFKNAVSGSECLLSMIEEGNPHHYFVATQDQNLSMKVKKKPGVPLMFIIQNTIVLDKPSPKTVAFVKAVESGQLVSVHEKQSIKQLKEEQGLVKNPEQRRRKKHKKISGPNPLSCLKKKKKAQDTKSSASEKKRKRKRIRNRSISKVLSEKQNAE, encoded by the exons ATGAAGATCACGAGGCAGAAACACGCCAAGAAGCATCTCAGCTTCTTCCGCAATAATTTCGGAGTTCGCGAGCCGTACCAGATCCTGCTGGACGGTACCTTCTGTCAGGCGGCGCTGCGCGGCCGTATCCAGCTGCGGGAGCAGCTGCCCCGCTACCTCATGGGGGAGACGCAGCTGTGCACCACCAG atgtgTGTTAAAAGAGTTAGAAACGTTGGGAAAGGACTTATATGGGGCAAAACTGATTGCACAAAAATGCCAAGTCCGAAATTGTCCCCATTTCAAGAATGCAGTGAGTGGATCAGAATGTCTGCTCTCCATGATTGAAGAGGGAAATCCTCATCATTATTTTGTGGCAACACAG gaTCAGAATTTGTCtatgaaagtaaagaaaaagccTGGAGTTCCTCTCATGTTTATTATTCAGAACACTATAGTCTTGGACAAACCTTCTCCCAAAACAGTTGCTTTTGTTAAAGCAGTAGAGTCAGGTCAGCTTGTCTCTGTGCATGAGAAACAAAGTATCAAGCAACTCAAAGAAGAACAGGGTTTAGTGAAAAACCCTgaacagagaagaagaaagaaacacaagaaaataagTGGCCCCAATCCTCTTAGCtgtttgaagaaaaagaagaaagcacaggatacaaaatcgtctgcctctgaaaagaaaagaaaaagaaaaagaattcggAACAGATCTATCTCAAAAGTACTTTCTGAAAAGCAGAATGCAGAATGA